In the genome of Brachypodium distachyon strain Bd21 chromosome 3, Brachypodium_distachyon_v3.0, whole genome shotgun sequence, the window gtaacaacaaaagaaatgtTTAGCGCACCTTGTCGGCCGGCATCAATGTGTTttcaaaaggaagaagaatgtTATCATCATGTGATCACAAACACAATTccgtacaaaaaaaaatccgccGTACCGGCAAAATGTGCAAAAATAACAGAGTACAGCCCGGTTGCTTGCACGCACGTACGCCCACGCCATACTAATAATCTCCAAAGTTTTTGCGAGTGCGTGCAGGCACGTCGTCGCGCGCGAAGATGTAAACGACTTTCGTTTCTCCCCAATCATCACCGTAACCACCGCTCTGGTtgatccaatccaatccacaGTAACGGTCACTATAAATCCACTCTGTTCCATGCATTCTTCTGCAGAGCTCAGCCAAGAAAGAAGAGAGCACTACACAACACAAGCAGAGGGAAGGAAAGCAATGGCTTCTGCTCcgtccacggccacggccatcTTGGCCCTTCTCGTCTCCCTGGCCGGCGTGGCCACCACCGCGCACGGCAGGTTCACGGCGATGCAGTGGACCCCCGCCCACGCCACCTTCTACGGCGACGAGACCGCGGCGGAGACCATGGGTACGTTTACTTGCACAAGCTAGTCCATcggcaatggcaatggcatgcTGCCAGACTCATTTGCTGACACGGTGACACGCAGGCGGGGCGTGCGGGTACGGCAACCTGTACGCGACAGGGTACGGCACGGACACGGCGGCGCTGAGCACGACGCTGTTCCTGGACGGGTACGGGTGCGGGACGTGCTACCAGATGCGGTGCGTGGGGGCGCCGGCCTGCTACCAGGGCTCGCCCGTGATCACGGTCACGGCCACCAACCTGTGCCCGCCCAACTGGGAGCAGGACTCCAACGCGGGGGGGTGGTGCAACCCGCCGCGCACCCACTTCGACCTCGCCAAGCCGGCCTTCATGAAGATGGCCGCCTGGCGCGCCGGCATCGTGCCCGTCATGTACCGCAGGGTGCCCTGCGTGCGCAAGGGCGGACTGCGCTTCGCGTTCCAGGGGAACCCTCACTGG includes:
- the LOC100822974 gene encoding putative expansin-A30, whose protein sequence is MHSSAELSQERREHYTTQAEGRKAMASAPSTATAILALLVSLAGVATTAHGRFTAMQWTPAHATFYGDETAAETMGGACGYGNLYATGYGTDTAALSTTLFLDGYGCGTCYQMRCVGAPACYQGSPVITVTATNLCPPNWEQDSNAGGWCNPPRTHFDLAKPAFMKMAAWRAGIVPVMYRRVPCVRKGGLRFAFQGNPHWLLVYVMNVAGAGDVRDMWVKGCDGGGHVQGWVRMSHNWGAAFQAFGQLGGHALSFKLTSYTTGQTIIAADAAPRTWSVGLTYQARANFS